Proteins from a genomic interval of Clostridium sp. M62/1:
- a CDS encoding V-type ATP synthase subunit A yields MSKGVIKKVAGPLVIAEGMRDANMYDVVRVSSQRLIGEIIEIHGDQAYIQVYEETSGLGPGEPVESMDMPLSAELGPGLITSIYDGIQRPLDDIMKITGSNNLKRGVEVPSLKRDLKWNFVPTVKAGDEVEAGDIIGTVQETIVVVHRIMVPNGVKGTVKEIRSGEFTVEETVAVISTENGDRELTLMQRWPVRQGRPYQKKLPPEMPLVTGQRVIDAFFPIAKGGVAAVPGPFGSGKTVIQHQLAKWAEADIVVYIGCGERGNEMTDVLNEFPELKDPKTGHSLMQRTVLIANTSDMPVAAREASIYTGITIAEYFRDMGYSVALMADSTSRWAEALREMSGRLEEMPGEEGYPAYLGSRLAQFYERAGHVICKGKDGREGALSAIGAVSPPGGDISEPVSQATLRIVKVFWGLDSSLAYKRHFPAINWLTSYSLYVDNMGKWFNEHVSSEWMTCRQGMMSLLQEEAELEEIVKMVGMDALSPSDRLKMEAARSIREDFLHQNSFHEIDTYTSLRKQFLMMKLVLAFYDESRKALENGANVQGLIKMAVREKIGRFKYVTDDEIEREYEAVKEELGKEIDDVLRREDF; encoded by the coding sequence ATGAGCAAAGGTGTGATTAAAAAGGTAGCAGGCCCGCTGGTCATTGCAGAGGGGATGCGGGATGCAAATATGTACGACGTAGTCCGGGTCAGCAGCCAGCGGCTGATTGGAGAGATCATTGAGATACACGGGGATCAGGCGTATATCCAGGTTTACGAGGAGACCTCGGGACTGGGGCCGGGGGAGCCGGTGGAGTCCATGGATATGCCGCTGTCCGCTGAGCTGGGACCGGGACTCATCACGAGTATTTACGACGGAATCCAGCGTCCTCTGGACGATATTATGAAGATAACAGGGAGCAATAACCTGAAGAGAGGCGTGGAGGTTCCCTCCTTAAAGCGTGACCTGAAATGGAATTTCGTTCCCACAGTGAAGGCCGGCGATGAGGTAGAGGCCGGAGATATTATCGGAACCGTGCAGGAGACCATTGTGGTCGTACACAGGATCATGGTTCCAAACGGCGTAAAGGGCACCGTAAAGGAGATCCGGTCAGGAGAGTTTACAGTGGAGGAGACAGTGGCTGTCATATCAACGGAAAACGGAGACAGGGAGCTGACCCTGATGCAGAGATGGCCCGTCAGACAGGGGCGGCCCTACCAGAAAAAGCTGCCGCCTGAGATGCCTCTTGTGACAGGCCAGAGGGTCATCGACGCCTTCTTTCCTATCGCCAAGGGCGGCGTGGCCGCAGTTCCGGGGCCGTTTGGAAGCGGCAAGACCGTGATCCAGCACCAGCTGGCCAAGTGGGCGGAGGCCGATATCGTGGTCTATATCGGCTGCGGCGAGCGCGGAAATGAGATGACAGATGTATTAAACGAGTTTCCGGAGTTAAAGGATCCCAAGACAGGCCACTCGCTGATGCAGAGGACGGTGTTAATCGCCAATACCTCCGATATGCCTGTGGCTGCCAGGGAGGCTTCCATTTACACGGGAATTACCATTGCGGAGTATTTCAGGGACATGGGCTACTCGGTGGCCCTGATGGCCGATTCCACCTCCCGCTGGGCCGAGGCTCTCAGAGAGATGTCAGGCCGTCTGGAGGAGATGCCCGGCGAGGAGGGCTACCCGGCTTACCTGGGAAGCCGTCTGGCTCAGTTCTACGAGAGGGCAGGCCATGTGATCTGCAAAGGAAAGGACGGCAGAGAGGGAGCTCTGTCCGCCATCGGAGCCGTTTCCCCTCCGGGAGGCGACATTTCCGAGCCTGTTTCCCAGGCGACGCTGCGCATCGTGAAGGTATTCTGGGGACTCGACTCGTCCCTGGCCTACAAGAGGCATTTCCCGGCTATCAACTGGCTGACCAGCTATTCGCTCTATGTGGACAACATGGGCAAGTGGTTCAACGAGCACGTTTCATCGGAATGGATGACCTGCCGTCAGGGCATGATGAGCCTTCTGCAGGAGGAGGCAGAGTTGGAGGAGATTGTAAAGATGGTAGGCATGGATGCGCTGTCGCCTTCTGATCGCCTTAAGATGGAAGCGGCCCGCTCCATCCGCGAGGACTTTCTGCACCAGAACTCCTTCCACGAGATTGACACCTATACGTCCCTGAGAAAGCAGTTCCTCATGATGAAGCTGGTGCTCGCCTTCTACGATGAGTCAAGGAAGGCCCTGGAAAACGGGGCAAACGTGCAGGGGTTAATCAAGATGGCTGTGCGGGAGAAGATCGGCCGTTTCAAATACGTGACGGACGATGAGATTGAGAGGGAATACGAGGCAGTTAAAGAGGAGCTTGGGAAGGAAATTGACGACGTGCTCAGAAGGGAGGACTTCTAA
- a CDS encoding V-type ATP synthase subunit F, with translation MYKIAVIGDYDSIYGFAALGLDTFPVKEAEEAEELFYRLASGDYAVIYITEAAAAGIGHAIEKFKESLLPSVILIPGVSGNTGKGIERVKSSVEQAVGSDILFGTV, from the coding sequence ATGTATAAGATAGCGGTCATCGGAGATTACGACAGCATTTACGGCTTTGCTGCCCTGGGGCTTGACACATTTCCCGTAAAGGAAGCAGAGGAAGCGGAAGAGCTGTTTTACCGCCTGGCCTCCGGGGATTACGCCGTCATCTATATTACGGAGGCGGCAGCCGCCGGTATCGGCCATGCGATCGAAAAGTTTAAGGAGAGTCTGCTCCCGTCCGTCATCCTGATTCCCGGTGTTTCCGGGAATACGGGCAAGGGGATCGAGAGAGTCAAGAGCTCCGTGGAGCAGGCAGTGGGTTCGGATATATTGTTCGGCACAGTTTAG
- a CDS encoding V0D/AC39 family V-type ATPase subunit produces MSDKNYTYAVARIRAMEMTLFSASVIEQLMAVKTYEGCLAFLAEKGWGNGNPSQTAEEILEAEREKAQKTVKELLRGEDQILSVLTYQSLYHNLKAAIKGAVNSGFHGSVYYDDCAVDGKEMERIVAEKDFDALPEHMREAAREACETFLHTGDGQACDVIVDRAALEAIYSEGKKSKEPVIMAYAESVTAVADIKIAVRSQKTGKELEFMRRAMAPCDSLDVEKLAMAALSGVPAICEYLGETSYRDGAEALKESASAFERWCDNQLIESIKPQKYNPFSAGPLVAYLLARENEIKTVRIILTGKLNGLPDESIRERIREMYV; encoded by the coding sequence ATGTCTGACAAAAATTACACATATGCAGTTGCGCGCATCCGCGCCATGGAAATGACGCTCTTTTCCGCCTCTGTCATAGAACAGCTGATGGCTGTGAAAACCTATGAGGGCTGCCTGGCCTTCCTGGCTGAGAAGGGATGGGGGAACGGAAATCCCTCCCAGACGGCGGAGGAGATTCTGGAAGCTGAGCGGGAAAAGGCCCAGAAAACGGTAAAGGAGCTTCTGAGAGGGGAGGATCAGATTCTTTCGGTTCTGACCTACCAGAGTCTCTACCACAATCTGAAGGCCGCCATCAAGGGGGCTGTGAACTCCGGTTTTCACGGTTCTGTCTACTATGATGACTGTGCAGTAGACGGAAAGGAAATGGAGCGGATCGTGGCGGAAAAGGACTTTGACGCTCTCCCGGAACATATGAGGGAGGCGGCCAGGGAGGCCTGCGAAACCTTTCTTCATACAGGAGACGGGCAGGCCTGCGACGTGATCGTGGACCGGGCGGCTCTGGAGGCCATTTACAGCGAAGGGAAAAAAAGCAAAGAGCCGGTGATTATGGCCTACGCTGAATCGGTGACGGCGGTAGCCGACATCAAGATTGCCGTCCGCTCCCAGAAAACGGGGAAGGAGCTGGAATTTATGCGCCGGGCTATGGCTCCCTGCGACAGTCTGGACGTGGAGAAGCTGGCCATGGCGGCCCTGTCCGGCGTTCCTGCTATCTGTGAATACCTGGGGGAAACGTCCTACAGAGACGGGGCAGAGGCATTAAAGGAGTCAGCCTCAGCCTTTGAGCGGTGGTGCGACAACCAGCTGATAGAGTCTATCAAGCCGCAGAAATACAATCCGTTTTCAGCGGGCCCTCTGGTGGCCTACCTGCTTGCCAGGGAAAATGAGATTAAAACTGTGCGGATCATCCTGACAGGAAAGCTGAACGGCCTGCCGGATGAGAGCATCAGGGAAAGGATCAGGGAAATGTATGTATAA
- a CDS encoding V-type ATP synthase subunit E yields the protein MTGLEKITNRILEDAGRQAGEIRAAAEAEAEEILRETRDSLEKMREEADESLQLEQKNRRARAESSAALKKRQMLLAAKQEMISGLIEKARETLLNMEDREYFALIEKMAECFLLSGEGEICFSEKDLGRLPKDFEDTLQKAAGKKGGTIKLSQHPVSISGGFVLVYGGVEENCSFEALFAARRDELSDQVSGLLFGKAQKESR from the coding sequence ATGACGGGACTGGAAAAAATAACGAACCGGATCCTTGAGGATGCCGGGCGGCAGGCCGGGGAAATCCGGGCCGCAGCAGAGGCTGAGGCAGAGGAAATCCTTCGGGAGACGAGGGACAGCCTTGAAAAAATGAGAGAAGAGGCGGACGAGAGTTTGCAGCTTGAACAGAAGAACAGACGAGCCAGGGCAGAGTCCTCGGCCGCACTGAAAAAACGCCAGATGCTTCTCGCTGCGAAACAGGAGATGATAAGCGGCCTTATCGAAAAGGCCCGTGAAACTCTTCTGAATATGGAGGACAGAGAATATTTTGCACTGATAGAAAAAATGGCGGAGTGCTTTCTGCTTTCAGGAGAAGGGGAGATCTGCTTTTCCGAAAAGGATTTAGGGCGTCTGCCAAAGGACTTTGAGGACACGCTTCAAAAGGCAGCAGGGAAAAAGGGCGGAACTATAAAACTTTCCCAACACCCGGTTTCCATCAGCGGCGGCTTTGTGCTGGTCTACGGAGGGGTGGAGGAGAACTGCTCCTTTGAGGCACTGTTTGCAGCCAGGAGGGATGAGCTTTCTGACCAGGTTTCCGGATTGCTGTTTGGAAAGGCGCAGAAAGAGAGTCGGTGA
- a CDS encoding V-type ATP synthase subunit K, which yields MSSMGIVFALLGAAVAVGLAGIGSAIGVGMAGQAAAGVVTEDPSKFAKVLILQLLPGTQGIYGLLVGFLVLSGIGLLGGGADMDMSLAQGLLYFLACLPIGIVGLISAIHQGKTAVASIGIVAKKPEQFGKAMLFPAMVETYAILALLVSILAVSAL from the coding sequence ATGAGCAGTATGGGTATTGTATTTGCATTGTTGGGCGCAGCGGTAGCGGTAGGACTTGCGGGCATCGGCTCCGCCATCGGCGTAGGCATGGCAGGACAGGCTGCTGCAGGCGTTGTGACGGAGGACCCGTCCAAGTTTGCCAAGGTACTTATCTTACAGCTTCTTCCTGGAACGCAGGGTATCTATGGACTTTTGGTAGGCTTCCTGGTACTCTCCGGCATCGGACTGTTAGGCGGCGGAGCGGACATGGATATGTCTCTGGCTCAGGGACTTCTCTACTTCCTGGCCTGCCTTCCAATCGGCATCGTGGGACTGATCTCTGCCATTCACCAGGGCAAGACAGCTGTGGCCTCCATCGGCATTGTCGCAAAGAAACCGGAGCAGTTTGGAAAGGCCATGCTGTTTCCGGCCATGGTTGAGACCTACGCCATCCTGGCACTCCTCGTATCCATTCTGGCAGTCAGCGCGCTGTAA
- a CDS encoding V-type ATP synthase subunit I has translation MAVLQMRKITICALLKDRKPVLELLQGAGVVELLRTETEEDSVFKRPDTISERQSCERNALTAEQALEALGQYVPEQTSIFSALEGKKQASGEAFQTLSESHDKVLGDAKQILDYSRQIAEDKASIAKLQAQKETLVPWLGLDVSMKAAGTERTALFIGAVGGELTLDLLCEKLAQRAPETDVHVEIVGRDRDQTCIAVLCLKEEAAQVEEALRAIGFARPAQAVDEIPAVYREELEDEIKKLDENIRATAGKLKAYSTSRDNLKMLSDFYRVRAEKYRALGEMLQSKQTILITGYVPEREAERLADRLNSRFEIFVQTQEIPEDEEAPVLLKNGTLAESAEGVTASFGLPAKGEIDPTSVMSLCYIFFFGLMLSDAAYGLIVFIACFAALKKFPRMDSGLRKSVRLFMYCGISTLFWGVMFGGYFGDAVDVVSRTFFGREITIPAVWFVPLNDPMKMLVMSMLFGVLHLFLGLGIKGYMLLRDKKVLDFFCDVVLWYCLLIGLILILIPSELFASMAQMNIVFPEPVNMLAKVLAAFGALGILLMSGRSSRNPALRLALGAYDLYNITGWLSDVLSYSRLLALGLATGVIASVINQMGSMAGDGILGAVVFILVFLVGHVFNLAINLLGAYVHTCRLQYVEFFGKFYEGGGRMFEPFRRTTKYVDIKED, from the coding sequence ATGGCAGTTCTGCAGATGAGGAAAATAACCATCTGCGCACTTTTAAAAGATCGGAAACCCGTTTTAGAGCTCCTGCAGGGAGCCGGAGTGGTGGAGCTGTTGAGGACAGAAACAGAGGAGGACAGTGTTTTTAAGCGGCCTGACACGATTTCAGAGCGTCAGTCATGCGAGAGAAATGCGCTCACTGCGGAACAGGCTCTGGAAGCGCTGGGACAGTATGTCCCGGAGCAGACCTCGATCTTTTCAGCTCTCGAGGGAAAGAAGCAGGCGTCGGGAGAGGCCTTCCAGACGCTCAGTGAGAGCCATGACAAGGTGCTTGGGGATGCGAAGCAGATTCTGGACTACAGCCGTCAGATTGCTGAGGACAAGGCCTCTATCGCCAAGCTGCAGGCACAGAAGGAAACCCTCGTCCCTTGGCTGGGCCTAGACGTTTCCATGAAAGCAGCCGGCACAGAGCGGACAGCCCTGTTTATAGGCGCGGTGGGAGGAGAGCTGACTCTGGACCTGCTCTGTGAGAAGCTGGCGCAGAGAGCTCCCGAGACAGATGTCCATGTGGAAATCGTAGGAAGAGACAGAGATCAGACCTGCATAGCAGTTCTGTGTCTGAAGGAAGAGGCCGCTCAGGTGGAGGAGGCCCTTCGGGCCATAGGTTTCGCCCGGCCGGCCCAGGCAGTGGATGAGATTCCCGCTGTGTACAGGGAGGAGCTGGAAGATGAGATTAAAAAGCTGGACGAGAACATCAGGGCCACGGCAGGAAAGCTAAAAGCCTACAGCACAAGCAGAGATAATTTAAAGATGCTCTCGGATTTTTACAGAGTGCGCGCAGAAAAATACAGGGCACTGGGGGAGATGCTTCAGTCGAAACAGACGATCCTGATTACGGGCTATGTGCCGGAGAGGGAGGCAGAAAGGCTGGCAGACAGGCTGAACAGCCGCTTTGAGATTTTTGTACAGACACAGGAGATCCCCGAGGACGAGGAGGCCCCGGTTCTCTTAAAAAACGGTACGCTGGCAGAGTCGGCAGAGGGAGTGACTGCCTCCTTCGGGCTTCCTGCTAAGGGGGAGATCGATCCCACATCGGTGATGTCCCTCTGCTATATTTTCTTTTTCGGACTGATGCTTTCAGATGCAGCCTATGGGCTGATCGTATTTATCGCCTGCTTTGCAGCATTAAAGAAATTTCCGCGGATGGACAGCGGGCTGAGAAAATCTGTCCGGCTCTTTATGTACTGCGGAATTTCCACCCTGTTCTGGGGCGTCATGTTCGGAGGCTATTTCGGAGATGCAGTAGACGTGGTATCCAGAACCTTTTTTGGACGCGAGATAACGATTCCGGCAGTCTGGTTCGTGCCTTTAAACGATCCCATGAAAATGCTGGTGATGTCCATGCTGTTCGGCGTGCTTCATCTGTTCCTGGGACTTGGAATCAAGGGGTACATGCTCCTTCGCGATAAAAAGGTTCTCGACTTTTTCTGCGATGTGGTGCTGTGGTACTGCCTGCTAATCGGGCTGATCCTGATTCTGATTCCATCTGAACTGTTCGCATCCATGGCGCAGATGAACATCGTGTTCCCGGAGCCTGTGAATATGCTGGCAAAGGTGCTTGCCGCTTTCGGAGCCTTGGGAATCCTTCTCATGTCGGGGCGAAGCAGCAGGAATCCGGCTCTCAGACTTGCACTGGGTGCCTACGATCTCTACAACATTACAGGATGGCTGTCAGACGTGCTGTCCTACTCAAGACTTCTGGCACTGGGACTTGCAACAGGAGTTATCGCCTCGGTTATCAACCAGATGGGGAGCATGGCGGGAGACGGAATCCTGGGGGCAGTGGTGTTTATCCTGGTGTTCCTGGTAGGGCATGTGTTCAATCTGGCGATCAACCTTCTGGGAGCCTATGTACACACCTGCCGTCTGCAGTATGTGGAATTTTTCGGAAAATTTTATGAGGGCGGAGGCCGCATGTTCGAGCCGTTTCGCAGAACTACGAAATATGTAGATATTAAGGAGGATTAA
- a CDS encoding H+-transporting two-sector ATPase subunit H.a has protein sequence MVQETIEAVKKAEAEAEEMIRRASEEGRQLVSNARSEAEAEREKFKQEVSARNSRSELDYAREAEELMREAEREAGEEAAAMKDKAAEKTPEAVKLIIERLV, from the coding sequence ATGGTGCAGGAGACAATAGAAGCTGTAAAAAAAGCAGAGGCCGAGGCGGAGGAAATGATCAGAAGGGCTTCTGAGGAGGGGCGGCAGCTTGTAAGCAATGCGAGAAGCGAGGCGGAGGCTGAAAGAGAGAAATTCAAGCAGGAGGTTTCTGCAAGGAATTCCAGGTCAGAACTGGATTACGCCAGGGAGGCTGAGGAGCTGATGAGGGAAGCCGAAAGGGAGGCCGGAGAAGAGGCGGCTGCCATGAAGGATAAGGCGGCAGAGAAAACCCCTGAGGCAGTGAAACTTATCATAGAAAGGCTGGTATAA
- a CDS encoding helix-turn-helix domain-containing protein: protein MAEVHYLISDASRKVDVEAHVLRYWEDELELKIPRNEMGHRFYTEFHIRLFKQVKMLKDKGYQLKAIKTALAKSLESDGKVIIPNEVLEEDVLAALREAGASQGGEIQEEGGQAAMDGQAEYRKQGQEIPAAGGQDGQALQKDGEGEVTLAAETGINRQEPQVGLEEILENGKMEQFQRLMNHIIGRAVEENCEKLSQDIAYMVHEKLLKEMDYLMRVADEKEEERFKRLDEIIRIYQRDNQSRLEAAATKLPFFPFRKRKFGRNGNKL from the coding sequence ATGGCTGAGGTACATTATCTGATATCAGACGCTTCCAGGAAGGTGGATGTGGAAGCGCATGTGCTGAGATACTGGGAGGATGAGCTGGAGCTTAAGATACCCAGAAATGAGATGGGACATCGTTTTTATACAGAGTTTCATATCCGTCTGTTTAAGCAGGTGAAAATGCTCAAGGACAAGGGGTACCAGCTCAAGGCGATTAAGACGGCTCTCGCTAAGTCGCTGGAGTCGGACGGCAAGGTGATCATTCCAAATGAAGTGCTGGAGGAGGATGTGCTGGCGGCGCTCAGGGAAGCGGGGGCTTCACAGGGCGGAGAAATTCAGGAAGAAGGGGGACAGGCTGCAATGGACGGGCAGGCTGAGTACAGGAAACAGGGGCAGGAGATTCCGGCTGCAGGCGGACAGGATGGACAGGCTCTCCAGAAAGACGGCGAGGGAGAGGTGACGCTGGCAGCAGAAACCGGCATAAACCGGCAGGAGCCCCAGGTGGGACTTGAGGAGATTCTGGAAAATGGAAAGATGGAGCAGTTCCAGCGGCTCATGAACCACATCATCGGCCGCGCGGTGGAGGAAAACTGCGAAAAACTGAGCCAGGACATCGCCTATATGGTCCATGAGAAGCTCTTAAAGGAGATGGACTACCTGATGCGGGTGGCTGATGAGAAGGAGGAGGAACGGTTTAAACGGCTCGATGAGATTATCCGCATCTACCAGAGGGATAACCAGAGCCGCCTGGAGGCTGCTGCTACGAAGCTTCCGTTTTTCCCGTTCAGAAAAAGAAAGTTTGGGAGGAATGGGAATAAGCTGTAG
- the dnaB gene encoding replicative DNA helicase yields MDEALIKRVLPHSTEAEQSVIGSMLMDREAIISASEIVTGADFYQHQYGVMFEAMVELFNEGKPVDLVTLQDRLKEKDVPPEISSLDFVRDIMTTVPTSVNVKSYANIVREKAVLRRLIKINEEIANTCYAGKDKLDDILAHTEKAVFDLLQSKGSGDFVPIRQVALNVLEKIEAASKNQGSVTGIPSGFHDLDYRTSGFQPSDFILIAARPSMGKTAFVLNVVDHIAVRKNLPCMVFSLEMSKEQLVNRMLSMESRVDSQKLRTGTLSDSDWDAVVEGIGVIGNSRLIIDDTPGISIMELRSKCRKMKLEHGLSIVIIDYLQLMSGSGKGGENRQQEISEISRSLKALARELNAPVIALSQLSRACETRPDHRPMLSDLRESGAIEQDADMVMFLYRDDYYHKDTENPNIAEVIIAKQRNGPIGTVNLLWRPELTKFENLAKER; encoded by the coding sequence ATGGATGAAGCGCTGATTAAGCGCGTGCTTCCTCACAGTACAGAGGCGGAGCAGTCCGTCATCGGCTCCATGCTGATGGACCGCGAAGCGATTATTTCGGCGTCTGAGATTGTCACAGGCGCCGATTTTTACCAGCATCAGTATGGCGTGATGTTTGAGGCCATGGTGGAGCTGTTTAACGAGGGAAAGCCGGTGGATCTGGTGACGCTCCAGGACCGCCTGAAGGAGAAGGATGTTCCCCCGGAGATCAGCAGCCTGGATTTTGTCAGAGATATTATGACGACAGTCCCCACCTCGGTCAATGTGAAGTCCTACGCCAATATTGTGCGTGAGAAGGCAGTGCTGAGAAGACTGATCAAAATAAACGAGGAGATTGCCAATACCTGCTATGCGGGGAAGGACAAGCTGGATGATATTCTGGCTCACACGGAGAAGGCGGTATTCGATCTGCTTCAGAGCAAGGGAAGCGGGGATTTCGTGCCTATCCGCCAGGTGGCCTTAAACGTGCTGGAAAAGATTGAGGCAGCCTCGAAAAACCAGGGCTCGGTCACGGGGATTCCCAGCGGGTTTCATGATCTGGACTACAGGACCTCGGGCTTTCAGCCCTCCGATTTTATCCTGATCGCCGCCAGGCCGTCCATGGGAAAGACAGCCTTTGTGCTGAATGTGGTGGATCACATTGCAGTGAGAAAAAATCTTCCCTGCATGGTGTTCAGTCTGGAGATGTCCAAGGAGCAGCTGGTGAACCGAATGCTCTCCATGGAGTCCAGGGTGGATTCCCAGAAGCTGAGGACGGGAACCCTGTCCGACTCAGACTGGGATGCCGTTGTGGAGGGAATCGGCGTGATCGGAAACTCCAGGCTGATTATAGACGACACGCCTGGAATTTCCATTATGGAGCTGCGCTCCAAGTGCCGGAAAATGAAGCTGGAGCACGGACTGTCCATCGTAATTATCGACTACCTTCAGCTTATGAGCGGAAGCGGGAAGGGAGGGGAAAACAGGCAGCAGGAGATCTCGGAGATTTCCCGTTCCCTGAAGGCTCTTGCCAGGGAGCTGAATGCGCCGGTCATCGCTCTGTCCCAGCTCTCCCGCGCCTGCGAGACGAGGCCGGATCACAGGCCCATGCTGTCTGACCTTCGAGAGTCGGGAGCCATCGAGCAGGACGCGGACATGGTTATGTTCCTCTACAGGGACGACTATTACCACAAAGATACAGAAAATCCGAATATTGCAGAGGTAATCATTGCCAAGCAGAGAAACGGTCCCATCGGAACCGTGAATCTTCTCTGGAGACCGGAGCTCACGAAATTTGAGAATCTGGCGAAGGAGAGGTAG
- the rplI gene encoding 50S ribosomal protein L9 encodes MEVVLLEDVKSLGKKGQVVKVNDGYARNFILKKNLGVEATAKNLNDLKLQKANEAKIAAEQLAAAKEMAKFLEDKSVTLSIRAGEGGRAFGSVSGKEIAKAVFEQLKVEIDKKKLVLPEPLKTFGTHEVPVKLHKEVTGTLRVKVTEA; translated from the coding sequence ATGGAAGTAGTATTATTAGAGGATGTGAAGTCCCTGGGAAAGAAGGGACAGGTAGTAAAGGTAAATGACGGCTATGCGAGAAACTTTATCTTAAAGAAAAACCTGGGTGTGGAGGCTACGGCCAAAAACTTAAACGATCTGAAGCTGCAGAAGGCCAACGAGGCTAAGATTGCCGCCGAGCAGCTGGCCGCCGCAAAGGAGATGGCCAAATTCCTGGAGGATAAGTCCGTAACCTTATCGATCCGCGCCGGCGAGGGAGGAAGAGCCTTCGGCTCTGTGTCGGGAAAGGAAATTGCAAAGGCCGTTTTCGAGCAGCTGAAGGTAGAGATCGATAAGAAAAAGCTGGTGCTTCCTGAACCACTGAAAACCTTTGGAACTCATGAGGTTCCTGTTAAGCTCCACAAGGAGGTAACAGGCACGCTGCGCGTAAAGGTGACGGAGGCTTAA